In Pseudomonas rhizosphaerae, one DNA window encodes the following:
- a CDS encoding cell division protein ZapA, with amino-acid sequence MNLDDGVEVFSILGNEYSVKAPPGEQQALRQAFGMLERTLAQTKRSHPTLVGDRLLVLAALNLCQRQVELSQGHAQAMDQCKSRIDALVSRCSDTGN; translated from the coding sequence ATGAACCTTGATGACGGGGTCGAGGTCTTCTCGATTCTGGGCAACGAATATTCAGTGAAAGCGCCGCCCGGCGAACAGCAGGCGCTGCGCCAGGCGTTCGGCATGCTCGAACGCACCTTGGCACAGACCAAACGCAGTCACCCGACGTTGGTCGGCGACCGCCTGTTGGTGCTGGCAGCATTGAACCTGTGCCAGCGCCAGGTCGAATTGAGCCAGGGCCATGCCCAGGCCATGGACCAGTGCAAAAGCCGGATCGATGCCTTGGTCAGCCGTTGCAGCGACACTGGAAACTGA
- the gbcA gene encoding glycine-betaine demethylase subunit GbcA has translation MDATTTLSLGDPLEPARKATAQMLQERERTFSLPQPFYNDERLFQIDMQEIFNKEWLIAGMTCEIPAKGNYLTLQIGSNPIIVIRGAEGVVHAFHNVCRHRGSRLCTKEKGKVAKLVCHYHQWTYELDGRLLFAGTEMGADFDMKQYGLKPVHVKTSGGYIFISLAQNPPAIDNFLSTLNHYMEPYDMENTKVAVQTDLLEKANWKLVLENNRECYHCGGSHPELLKTLLEWDDVTDPRADQAFKDHVAASAAAWDAEKIPYAHASHGLRNRIVRMPLLKGTLSMTMDGQVGCKKLMGRIKNPDLGSMRILHLPHSWNHCMGDHIIVFTVWPISAQETLVTTKWLVHKDAVEGVDYDVARMRQVWDATNDQDRRLAEENQRGINSTAYQPGPYSKTYEFGVVNFIDWYSERLLSNLGAEPAAYLKGVAVHE, from the coding sequence ATGGATGCCACCACTACCCTGAGCCTGGGCGATCCACTGGAACCCGCACGCAAGGCCACCGCCCAGATGCTGCAGGAGCGCGAGCGCACCTTCTCGCTGCCGCAGCCGTTCTACAACGACGAGCGCCTGTTCCAGATCGACATGCAGGAGATCTTCAACAAGGAATGGCTGATCGCCGGCATGACGTGCGAAATCCCGGCCAAGGGCAACTACCTGACCCTGCAGATCGGCAGCAACCCTATCATCGTGATACGCGGGGCCGAAGGCGTCGTGCACGCTTTCCACAACGTCTGCCGCCATCGCGGTTCGCGGCTGTGCACCAAGGAAAAGGGCAAGGTGGCCAAGCTTGTCTGCCATTACCACCAATGGACCTACGAGCTGGACGGTCGGCTGCTGTTCGCCGGCACCGAGATGGGCGCCGACTTCGACATGAAGCAGTACGGCCTCAAGCCTGTGCACGTGAAGACCTCCGGCGGCTACATCTTCATCAGCCTGGCCCAGAACCCGCCCGCAATCGACAACTTCCTCAGTACGCTGAACCATTACATGGAACCGTACGACATGGAAAACACCAAGGTCGCGGTGCAGACCGATCTGCTGGAAAAGGCCAACTGGAAACTGGTGCTGGAGAACAACCGCGAGTGCTACCACTGCGGCGGCTCCCACCCCGAACTGCTCAAGACCCTGCTGGAATGGGACGACGTCACCGACCCCCGTGCCGACCAGGCCTTCAAGGACCACGTGGCCGCTTCGGCCGCTGCCTGGGATGCCGAGAAGATCCCCTACGCCCACGCCAGCCACGGCCTGCGCAATCGCATCGTGCGCATGCCGCTGCTCAAGGGCACGCTGTCGATGACGATGGACGGCCAGGTCGGCTGCAAGAAACTGATGGGCCGCATCAAGAACCCGGACCTGGGCTCGATGCGCATCCTGCACCTGCCCCATTCCTGGAACCACTGCATGGGTGACCACATCATCGTCTTCACGGTGTGGCCGATCAGCGCCCAGGAAACCTTGGTCACCACCAAGTGGCTGGTGCACAAGGATGCCGTGGAAGGCGTGGACTACGACGTCGCGCGCATGCGTCAGGTGTGGGACGCCACCAACGACCAGGACCGTCGCCTGGCCGAGGAAAACCAGCGCGGCATCAACTCCACCGCCTACCAGCCAGGCCCGTATTCGAAAACCTACGAGTTCGGCGTGGTGAACTTCATCGACTGGTACAGCGAGCGCCTGCTGAGCAACCTGGGCGCGGAGCCTGCGGCCTACTTGAAGGGTGTGGCCGTGCACGAGTAA
- a CDS encoding ParA family protein: protein MRRVVFNQKGGVGKSSIACNLAAVSANEGFRTLLIDLDAQANSTQYLTGLTGNDIPMGIADFFKQILSSGPASKKGKVDIHQTPYDNLHVVTASAELADLQPKLEAKHKINKLRKLLDELSEDYDRIYIDTPPALNFYAVSALIAANRVLIPFDCDSFSRHALYGLLSEIAELKEDHNEGLEVEGIVVNQFQPRASLPQQMLDELIAEGLPVLPVYLNSSVKMRESHELNIPLIHLDPRHKLTQQFVELHDLLEHA, encoded by the coding sequence ATGCGGCGCGTGGTGTTCAATCAGAAGGGCGGCGTAGGCAAATCCAGCATTGCCTGCAACCTGGCGGCCGTGAGTGCCAACGAGGGTTTTCGCACGTTGTTGATCGACCTCGATGCACAGGCCAATTCGACCCAGTACCTCACCGGGCTGACCGGCAACGACATCCCGATGGGCATCGCGGATTTCTTCAAGCAGATTCTCTCGTCCGGACCAGCCAGCAAGAAAGGCAAGGTGGACATCCATCAGACGCCCTACGATAACCTGCATGTGGTCACGGCCTCCGCAGAACTGGCCGACCTGCAGCCCAAGCTCGAGGCCAAGCACAAGATCAACAAGCTGCGCAAACTGCTGGACGAGCTCAGCGAAGACTACGACCGGATCTATATCGACACGCCGCCGGCGTTGAATTTCTACGCGGTCTCGGCCTTGATCGCTGCGAACCGGGTATTGATTCCCTTCGATTGCGACAGCTTTTCCCGGCATGCGTTGTATGGCCTGCTCAGTGAGATCGCCGAGTTGAAAGAAGACCACAACGAAGGCCTGGAAGTGGAGGGCATCGTGGTCAACCAGTTTCAACCGCGCGCCAGCCTGCCTCAGCAGATGCTCGACGAACTCATTGCCGAAGGCTTGCCGGTATTGCCGGTGTACCTGAACAGCTCGGTGAAGATGCGCGAGTCCCACGAGCTGAATATCCCGTTGATCCACCTGGATCCGCGACACAAGCTGACCCAGCAGTTCGTCGAATTGCACGACCTGCTCGAACACGCCTGA
- a CDS encoding type II toxin-antitoxin system HicA family toxin gives MNLSKLKHIDVLEAIYARPVSGTIRWSRIERLFVELGAKVQEREGSCVAVVLFGAVRVFHRPHPSPETDKAAVASIRNWLATNGVKP, from the coding sequence ATGAACCTTTCAAAGCTCAAACACATTGACGTGCTTGAGGCGATCTACGCTCGCCCAGTATCAGGAACCATCCGATGGTCACGCATCGAGAGATTGTTCGTCGAATTAGGGGCCAAGGTGCAAGAGCGAGAGGGCTCCTGCGTGGCGGTCGTGCTTTTCGGGGCCGTGCGGGTATTCCATCGTCCTCATCCGTCCCCAGAAACCGACAAGGCTGCAGTGGCAAGCATCCGCAACTGGTTGGCAACCAACGGAGTCAAACCATGA
- a CDS encoding aspartate/glutamate racemase family protein: MALLGILGGMSWESTASYYRLLNEGYRDAKGGLHSAPLLLHSVDFASIASLQKAGDWQAAGIHLAKAARGLEQAGAGAILLATNTMHKVADAIEQAVEIPLLHIGDAVGEALQAGGFQRVALLGTRFTMQQDFYRLRLAEHYDIEVMLPEEPQMVEIDRIIFSELCQGQFTSVSQAYYLACLESLHSQGAQAAILGCTEIGLLLQSVGAPLPLIDSSQVHVQSGLRWLLDRSDESAQKQR, translated from the coding sequence ATGGCACTGCTCGGCATACTCGGCGGCATGAGTTGGGAATCGACCGCTTCCTATTATCGTCTGCTCAACGAAGGCTATCGCGACGCAAAAGGCGGACTTCACTCGGCTCCCCTGTTGCTCCATTCGGTCGACTTCGCCAGCATTGCCTCGCTGCAGAAGGCTGGAGATTGGCAAGCCGCAGGCATTCACTTGGCTAAGGCTGCACGCGGACTGGAGCAAGCGGGGGCGGGCGCCATATTGCTGGCGACCAACACCATGCACAAGGTTGCCGATGCCATCGAACAAGCGGTCGAGATCCCCTTGCTGCACATCGGCGACGCGGTAGGTGAGGCCCTACAAGCCGGCGGTTTCCAGCGAGTGGCCTTGCTCGGCACACGCTTCACCATGCAACAGGACTTCTATCGTCTGCGACTGGCCGAGCACTATGACATCGAGGTGATGCTGCCTGAAGAGCCGCAAATGGTAGAGATCGACCGGATCATTTTTTCTGAGTTGTGCCAAGGGCAATTCACCTCGGTATCGCAGGCGTACTACCTGGCCTGCCTTGAAAGTCTCCACAGCCAGGGCGCGCAGGCAGCCATTCTAGGTTGCACCGAGATCGGCCTTCTGCTGCAGAGCGTCGGGGCACCCTTGCCGCTGATCGATAGCAGCCAGGTCCATGTGCAGAGCGGCCTGCGCTGGTTGTTAGATCGCAGCGATGAGTCTGCCCAGAAACAAAGATGA
- the trxC gene encoding thioredoxin TrxC, protein MSDSLVIPCPHCNGLNRIPALRLADQPKCGRCKAAVLLNKPFELTQGDYSSQIKGDLPLLVDVWADWCGPCKSFAPVFEQAAVQLEGRCRLAKLDSQANPQLSTQLGIRSIPSLILFKNGREVARQSGAMPLPQLLGWLRAQGIASL, encoded by the coding sequence ATGAGCGACTCACTGGTAATCCCCTGCCCGCATTGCAACGGGCTCAACCGCATTCCCGCTTTACGCCTTGCGGACCAGCCTAAATGTGGGCGGTGCAAGGCGGCGGTATTGTTGAATAAACCCTTCGAGTTGACTCAGGGCGACTACAGCAGCCAGATCAAGGGCGACTTGCCGCTGCTGGTGGACGTCTGGGCAGACTGGTGCGGGCCGTGCAAGTCCTTTGCACCGGTGTTCGAGCAGGCGGCAGTGCAGTTGGAGGGTCGATGCCGACTGGCCAAGCTGGACAGCCAGGCCAACCCGCAGTTGTCCACGCAATTGGGCATTCGTTCGATACCGAGTTTGATTCTGTTCAAGAATGGCCGGGAAGTCGCGCGGCAGAGCGGCGCGATGCCGTTGCCACAGCTGCTGGGCTGGTTGCGCGCTCAAGGCATTGCCAGTCTGTGA
- the gbcB gene encoding glycine-betaine demethylase subunit GbcB, protein MSNPFLMPVNTQTWANGRHIVRCVKVIQETWDVRTFCFMADQPILFFFKPGQFVTLELEIEGEPVMRSYTISSAPSVPYSFSITIKRVPGGRVSNWLHDTLHEGQELAVHGPVGLFNAIDFPAPKILYLSGGVGITPVMSMARWFYDTNANVDMVFVHSARSPKDIIYHRELEHMASRVDNFSLHIICEKHGLGEPWSGYRGYLNHKLLELIASDFMEREVYCCGPTPYMNAVKRLLEAAGFDMTRYHEESFGATPPEARADAVEQAEQAADAPEVDVSEQHLVEFTASGKSIRVAPGETVHAAASKLGMMIPKACGMGICGTCKVLKLGGEVEMEHNGGITEDDEAEGYILSCCSVPKGDVRIEF, encoded by the coding sequence ATGTCCAACCCCTTCCTGATGCCCGTCAATACCCAGACCTGGGCCAACGGGCGGCACATCGTTCGTTGCGTCAAGGTGATCCAGGAAACCTGGGACGTGCGCACCTTCTGCTTCATGGCCGACCAGCCGATCCTGTTCTTCTTCAAGCCGGGCCAGTTCGTGACCCTGGAGCTGGAAATCGAAGGCGAGCCGGTGATGCGCTCGTACACCATCTCCAGCGCGCCGTCGGTGCCCTACAGCTTTTCCATCACCATCAAACGGGTGCCGGGCGGGCGGGTGTCGAACTGGTTGCACGACACCCTGCACGAAGGCCAGGAGCTGGCGGTGCATGGTCCGGTCGGGCTGTTCAATGCCATCGACTTCCCGGCGCCGAAGATCCTCTACCTCAGCGGCGGGGTCGGCATCACGCCGGTGATGTCGATGGCGCGCTGGTTCTACGACACCAATGCCAACGTCGACATGGTCTTCGTGCACAGTGCGCGCTCACCCAAGGACATCATCTACCACCGCGAGCTGGAGCACATGGCCTCGCGCGTCGACAACTTCAGCCTGCACATCATCTGCGAGAAGCATGGGCTGGGTGAGCCGTGGTCGGGCTACCGCGGGTATCTCAACCACAAGCTGCTGGAGCTGATCGCGTCCGATTTCATGGAGCGCGAGGTGTATTGCTGCGGGCCGACTCCGTACATGAACGCGGTCAAGCGCCTGCTGGAAGCCGCCGGCTTCGACATGACCCGCTACCACGAGGAATCGTTCGGCGCCACGCCTCCCGAGGCGCGTGCCGACGCCGTGGAACAGGCCGAGCAGGCCGCCGATGCCCCGGAAGTCGACGTTTCGGAGCAGCACCTGGTGGAGTTCACCGCCAGCGGCAAGAGCATCCGCGTGGCACCGGGTGAAACCGTGCATGCGGCGGCGTCCAAGCTCGGCATGATGATCCCCAAGGCGTGTGGCATGGGAATCTGCGGCACCTGCAAGGTGTTGAAGCTGGGCGGCGAAGTGGAGATGGAGCACAACGGCGGCATCACCGAGGATGACGAAGCCGAGGGTTATATCCTTTCCTGCTGCAGCGTGCCGAAGGGGGATGTGCGGATCGAGTTCTGA
- a CDS encoding methyl-accepting chemotaxis protein, with protein MQKMQGKLRDTLQRISGSATQLASAAEELNSVTDEGARGLTQQNNEIEQAATAVNEMTSAVEEVARNAVSTSEASRDATSSASDGRDLVMETVSAIERMSGDVQSTAELIGNLATESRDIGKVLDVIRGLADQTNLLALNAAIEAARAGEAGRGFAVVADEVRALAHRTQQSTSEIERMIGSIQGGTEQAVDSMRNSTERAESTLNIAKGAGMALETINGAIVQINERNLVIASAAEEQAQVAREVDRNLVNIRDLSVQTAAGSAQTTAASGELARLAVDLNAMVARFKV; from the coding sequence ATGCAGAAGATGCAAGGCAAGCTGCGCGATACCCTGCAACGCATTTCCGGTTCGGCGACCCAATTGGCCTCTGCCGCCGAGGAACTCAACAGCGTGACCGACGAAGGCGCCCGCGGCCTGACTCAGCAGAACAACGAAATCGAACAGGCCGCCACGGCGGTCAACGAGATGACCAGCGCGGTCGAGGAAGTGGCACGCAATGCCGTGAGCACGTCCGAGGCGTCGCGCGATGCCACCAGCTCGGCCAGCGATGGTCGTGACCTGGTCATGGAAACGGTCAGCGCCATCGAGCGCATGAGCGGTGACGTGCAGAGCACCGCCGAGCTGATCGGCAACCTGGCCACCGAATCGCGGGACATCGGCAAGGTGCTGGACGTGATCCGTGGCCTGGCCGACCAGACCAACCTGCTGGCGCTCAACGCGGCCATCGAGGCGGCACGTGCTGGTGAGGCAGGTCGCGGCTTTGCCGTGGTGGCCGACGAAGTGCGTGCGCTGGCGCATCGCACCCAGCAGTCGACCAGCGAGATCGAGCGCATGATCGGCAGCATCCAGGGGGGTACCGAGCAGGCCGTGGATTCGATGCGCAACAGCACCGAACGCGCCGAGTCGACCCTCAACATCGCCAAGGGCGCCGGCATGGCGCTGGAGACCATCAATGGTGCGATCGTGCAGATCAACGAGCGCAACCTGGTGATCGCCAGCGCCGCCGAAGAGCAGGCGCAGGTGGCACGCGAAGTGGACCGCAACCTGGTGAACATTCGCGACCTGTCGGTGCAGACTGCCGCAGGTTCGGCGCAGACCACGGCGGCCAGTGGGGAATTGGCGCGCCTGGCGGTGGATCTGAATGCGATGGTGGCGCGCTTCAAGGTGTAA
- a CDS encoding MFS transporter — protein sequence MKTAVAPSAQAVDTPHQSTAQLGEQYIEKGTPQFLRTVLALFSGGFATFALLYCVQPMMPILSHEFGINAAQSSLVLSVATGMLAIGLLITGPISDSVGRKPVMVAALFCAALCTVGSALMPTWDGVLLLRALTGLSLSGLAAVAMTYLSEEIHPQHIGLAMGLYIGGNAIGGMSGRLITGVLIDFVSWHTALLVVGGLALIAAAVFVKILPESRNFRPRVMNPRGLIDGFTMHFKDAGLPWLFLEAFLLMGSFVTLFNYIGYRLLAEPYHMSQALVGLLSVVYLAGIYSSAQVGSLADKHGRRKVFWMSIVLMFAGLLVTLFSPVPVILLGMLMFTFGFFGAHSVASSWIGRRALTAKGQASSLYLFSYYAGSSVAGTAGGMAWHYGGWTGVGGFIAGLLTVALVVAAKLAKLQPVGVSTR from the coding sequence GTGAAAACTGCTGTCGCGCCTTCCGCGCAAGCTGTCGATACCCCTCATCAAAGCACCGCTCAACTCGGCGAGCAGTACATCGAAAAGGGTACGCCGCAGTTTCTGCGAACGGTCCTCGCCTTGTTCAGCGGCGGATTTGCCACCTTCGCCTTGCTCTACTGTGTGCAACCGATGATGCCGATCCTGTCCCACGAGTTCGGCATCAACGCAGCCCAGAGCAGCCTGGTGCTGTCGGTGGCAACCGGGATGCTGGCCATCGGTCTGCTGATCACCGGGCCGATTTCCGACAGCGTGGGGCGCAAACCTGTGATGGTCGCCGCGCTGTTCTGCGCGGCGCTGTGCACCGTGGGCAGTGCGCTGATGCCGACCTGGGACGGCGTGCTGCTGTTGCGCGCGTTGACGGGATTGAGCCTGAGCGGCCTGGCCGCAGTGGCCATGACCTACCTGAGTGAGGAAATCCACCCCCAGCACATTGGCCTGGCGATGGGTTTGTACATTGGCGGCAACGCCATCGGCGGCATGAGCGGACGACTGATCACAGGCGTGCTGATCGACTTCGTCAGCTGGCACACCGCCCTGCTGGTGGTCGGCGGCCTGGCGCTGATCGCGGCGGCGGTGTTCGTCAAGATCCTGCCCGAATCGCGCAACTTTCGCCCACGTGTGATGAATCCTCGCGGATTGATCGATGGCTTCACCATGCACTTCAAGGACGCCGGGCTGCCGTGGCTTTTCCTTGAAGCGTTCCTGCTGATGGGCAGTTTCGTCACCCTGTTCAACTACATCGGCTATCGGCTGCTGGCCGAGCCTTACCACATGAGCCAGGCGCTGGTGGGGTTGCTGTCGGTGGTGTACCTGGCCGGCATCTACAGCTCGGCGCAGGTCGGTTCACTGGCCGACAAGCACGGGCGGCGCAAGGTGTTCTGGATGAGCATCGTGCTGATGTTCGCCGGTTTGCTGGTGACCTTGTTCAGCCCGGTGCCGGTGATCCTGCTGGGGATGCTCATGTTTACCTTCGGTTTTTTCGGGGCGCATTCAGTGGCCAGCAGCTGGATCGGGCGACGGGCGTTGACGGCCAAGGGGCAGGCGTCTTCATTGTATCTGTTCAGTTATTACGCAGGGTCGAGCGTGGCTGGGACAGCGGGGGGGATGGCCTGGCATTACGGCGGGTGGACGGGCGTAGGCGGGTTTATTGCGGGATTGTTGACGGTGGCGTTGGTCGTAGCGGCAAAGCTGGCGAAGTTGCAGCCGGTGGGAGTGTCGACGCGTTAG
- the hemE gene encoding uroporphyrinogen decarboxylase translates to MTALKNDRFLRALLKQPVDVTPVWMMRQAGRYLPEYRASRAKAGDFMSLCKNPSFACEVTMQPLERYPLDAAILFSDILTIPDAMGQGLYFETGEGPRFRKVVSTLADIEALPIPDAQKDLGYVMDAVSTIRRELNGRVPLIGFSGSPWTLATYMVEGGSSKDFRKTKAMLYDQPQAMHLLLDKLAQSVTSYLNGQIMAGAQAVQIFDTWGGNLSAAAYQEFSLAYMRKIVSGLIREHEGRKVPVILFTKNGGLWLESIADAGADALGLDWTCDIGEARRRVGQKVALQGNMDPTVLYAKPEAIRAEVARILASYGQGDGHVFNLGHGITPEVDPEHAGAFIRAVHEFSAQYHG, encoded by the coding sequence ATGACTGCCCTCAAGAACGACCGCTTCCTGCGTGCCCTGCTCAAGCAACCCGTCGACGTCACCCCCGTGTGGATGATGCGCCAGGCCGGTCGCTACCTGCCCGAGTACCGCGCCAGCCGGGCCAAGGCCGGCGACTTCATGAGCCTGTGCAAGAACCCGTCGTTCGCCTGCGAAGTCACCATGCAGCCGCTGGAGCGTTACCCGCTCGACGCCGCCATCCTGTTCTCCGACATCCTCACCATCCCCGATGCCATGGGACAGGGCCTGTACTTTGAAACCGGCGAAGGCCCGCGTTTCCGGAAGGTCGTCAGCACCCTGGCCGACATCGAAGCCCTGCCGATCCCCGACGCTCAGAAAGACCTGGGCTACGTCATGGACGCGGTCAGCACCATCCGCCGCGAGCTCAATGGCCGGGTGCCGCTGATCGGCTTCTCCGGCAGCCCCTGGACCTTGGCCACCTACATGGTCGAAGGCGGCTCGTCCAAGGACTTCCGCAAGACCAAGGCCATGCTCTACGACCAGCCCCAGGCCATGCACCTGCTGCTGGACAAGCTGGCGCAGTCGGTCACCAGCTACCTTAATGGCCAGATCATGGCCGGTGCCCAGGCCGTGCAGATCTTCGACACCTGGGGCGGCAACCTGTCGGCGGCGGCGTACCAGGAATTTTCCCTGGCCTACATGCGCAAGATCGTCAGCGGTTTGATCCGCGAGCACGAAGGGCGCAAGGTGCCGGTGATCCTGTTCACCAAGAACGGCGGCCTATGGCTGGAAAGTATTGCCGATGCAGGCGCCGACGCGCTGGGCCTGGACTGGACGTGCGACATCGGCGAGGCACGCCGTCGGGTCGGCCAGAAGGTGGCGCTGCAGGGCAACATGGACCCTACCGTGTTGTACGCGAAACCCGAAGCGATCCGCGCCGAAGTGGCGCGGATCCTGGCCAGCTATGGCCAGGGCGATGGCCACGTCTTCAACCTCGGCCACGGCATCACGCCGGAAGTCGACCCAGAGCACGCCGGTGCGTTCATCCGCGCCGTGCATGAGTTTTCGGCGCAGTATCACGGCTGA
- the selO gene encoding protein adenylyltransferase SelO codes for MKGLDELIFDNRFACLGDVFSTHVLPEPIDNPRLVVASDAAMSLLDLDPACAQTPLFAELFSGHKLWSDTEPRAMIYSGHQFGGYTPQLGDGRGVLLGEVYNDVGEHWDLHLKGAGPTPYSRSGDGRAVLRSSIREFLASEALHALGIPSSRALCVIASDTPVWREKQERAAMLLRLAPSHVRFGHFEYFYYTRQPELQKQLVDHVLAAHFPGCATQPEPYLDMFREIVERNAELIAQWQAYGFCHGVMNTDNMSILGITFDFGPFAFLDDFDANFICNHSDHEGRYSFSNQVPVAHWNLSALAQSLTPLIEVPALQEALGLFLPLYEAAYLDIMRRRLGFTLAEEGDKVLLERLLGLMQNSGVDYNLFFRRLGEAGSLAVLRDDFVDMQGFDAWAADYQARMDRDVVDGRTERMNQVNPLYILRNYLAQKAIDAAEDGDYSEVRRLHQVLSNPFEAQPGMEGYAERPPEWGKHLEISCSS; via the coding sequence ATGAAAGGCCTCGACGAACTGATCTTCGACAACCGCTTTGCCTGCCTGGGCGACGTCTTTTCCACGCATGTTCTGCCGGAGCCCATCGACAATCCACGGCTGGTGGTGGCCAGCGATGCAGCCATGAGCCTGCTGGACCTGGACCCCGCGTGCGCCCAGACCCCGCTGTTCGCCGAGCTGTTCAGCGGCCACAAACTGTGGAGCGACACCGAGCCGCGGGCGATGATCTATTCGGGTCATCAGTTCGGCGGCTACACCCCTCAGTTGGGCGACGGCCGCGGTGTACTGCTCGGCGAGGTGTACAACGACGTCGGCGAACACTGGGACCTGCACCTCAAGGGCGCCGGGCCCACGCCCTACTCGCGCAGCGGTGATGGCCGGGCAGTGCTGCGTTCCTCGATCCGCGAATTCCTGGCGTCCGAAGCCTTGCATGCCCTGGGTATTCCCAGCAGCCGCGCCCTGTGCGTGATCGCGTCGGACACTCCGGTGTGGCGGGAGAAACAGGAACGCGCGGCCATGCTTCTGCGCCTTGCGCCAAGCCACGTGCGTTTCGGTCATTTCGAATACTTCTACTACACCCGCCAGCCTGAACTGCAGAAACAGCTGGTCGACCACGTGTTGGCGGCGCACTTTCCGGGCTGTGCCACTCAGCCTGAACCCTATCTGGACATGTTTCGCGAAATCGTCGAACGCAACGCCGAGCTGATCGCGCAGTGGCAAGCCTACGGGTTCTGCCATGGGGTGATGAACACCGACAACATGTCGATTCTGGGCATCACCTTCGACTTCGGACCGTTCGCCTTCCTGGATGACTTCGACGCGAACTTCATCTGCAACCACTCCGACCATGAAGGCCGCTACAGCTTCAGCAACCAGGTGCCCGTGGCGCACTGGAATCTGAGCGCCCTGGCTCAGTCGTTGACGCCCTTGATCGAGGTGCCAGCGCTGCAGGAAGCATTGGGGTTGTTCCTGCCATTGTACGAGGCCGCCTATCTGGACATCATGCGGCGTCGGCTGGGCTTCACCTTGGCCGAAGAAGGCGACAAGGTGCTGCTCGAACGCCTGCTGGGCCTGATGCAGAACAGTGGCGTGGATTACAACCTGTTCTTCCGACGCCTGGGCGAAGCCGGCTCGCTGGCCGTACTGCGCGACGACTTCGTCGATATGCAGGGCTTCGATGCCTGGGCAGCGGATTACCAGGCGCGCATGGATCGCGATGTGGTAGACGGCCGTACCGAGCGCATGAACCAGGTCAATCCGTTGTACATCCTGCGCAATTACCTGGCGCAGAAAGCCATCGACGCCGCCGAAGACGGCGACTATTCAGAGGTGCGGCGACTGCACCAGGTGCTATCGAATCCGTTCGAGGCACAGCCGGGCATGGAGGGTTACGCCGAGCGGCCACCGGAGTGGGGCAAGCATCTGGAGATCAGTTGTTCGTCGTGA
- a CDS encoding type II toxin-antitoxin system HicB family antitoxin, with amino-acid sequence MNNIMIINGHRAVIQYDPEIGTFRGEFINLNGGADFHADSVSALKTAGAESLRVFLQVCAEEGIEPVRSYSGKFQLRLPEALHAQVTETAAALGVSLNQFVQRSLEHELKAVKL; translated from the coding sequence ATGAACAACATCATGATCATCAACGGCCATCGGGCCGTCATTCAGTACGACCCGGAGATCGGCACATTTCGCGGAGAGTTCATTAATCTGAATGGCGGCGCGGATTTCCATGCCGACAGCGTCAGCGCATTGAAGACTGCAGGCGCCGAGTCACTGCGGGTGTTTCTACAGGTGTGCGCTGAAGAAGGCATCGAACCTGTCAGATCCTACTCTGGGAAATTCCAGCTGCGGCTGCCTGAGGCGCTGCACGCCCAAGTTACCGAGACAGCGGCTGCGCTGGGTGTCAGTCTTAATCAGTTCGTGCAGCGCAGCCTCGAGCATGAGCTCAAGGCGGTGAAGCTGTAG